In Listeria swaminathanii, a single window of DNA contains:
- the fabD gene encoding ACP S-malonyltransferase, which translates to MTKIAFVFPGQGAQKIGMGQDVAAEYPAAKKIYDDADERLGFSITDLITEGPIELLTKSENAQPALVSTSVAILRALETYDVKADYVAGHSLGEYSALVAGGFLEASDAIYLVRKRGELMEAAVPNGAGAMAAVLGLDRATLKTITEEVTREGDAVQLANLNCPGQIVISGTTAGVEKAGEKAKASGAKRVLPLAVSGPFHSSLMEPAALAFRDILAEVTISDGNIPVVNNVDAKQTTDKAEISDKLIKQIYSPVLWEDIVEELIKNGVDTFVEIGSGKVLAGLIKKINRDVTVLSAGDVESVKSVAATLKGE; encoded by the coding sequence ATGACTAAAATCGCATTCGTATTTCCCGGTCAAGGAGCACAAAAAATTGGCATGGGGCAAGATGTAGCAGCAGAATATCCTGCAGCAAAAAAAATCTATGATGATGCTGACGAAAGATTAGGTTTTTCAATCACAGATCTAATTACAGAAGGACCAATCGAACTATTAACAAAATCTGAAAATGCGCAACCAGCACTAGTTTCCACAAGTGTAGCGATTTTACGCGCATTAGAAACATACGACGTCAAAGCGGATTACGTGGCAGGCCATAGCCTCGGTGAATATAGCGCTCTTGTAGCAGGTGGATTTTTAGAAGCAAGTGATGCGATTTATCTTGTACGTAAACGCGGTGAATTAATGGAAGCTGCTGTACCAAATGGTGCCGGCGCAATGGCTGCCGTTCTTGGTTTAGACCGTGCGACATTAAAAACAATCACTGAAGAAGTAACTAGAGAAGGCGATGCAGTGCAATTAGCAAACCTTAACTGCCCAGGCCAAATCGTTATCTCAGGAACAACTGCTGGCGTTGAAAAAGCTGGTGAAAAAGCCAAAGCAAGCGGCGCAAAACGCGTATTACCACTTGCAGTTAGCGGACCTTTCCACTCTAGCTTAATGGAACCAGCCGCACTTGCTTTCCGTGATATTTTAGCAGAAGTAACGATTTCTGATGGTAACATTCCGGTTGTTAACAATGTTGATGCTAAACAAACAACAGACAAAGCTGAAATTAGCGATAAACTAATCAAACAAATCTATTCCCCAGTATTATGGGAAGATATCGTCGAAGAACTAATTAAAAACGGCGTAGATACATTTGTTGAAATTGGTTCTGGAAAAGTTTTAGCTGGTTTAATTAAAAAAATCAATCGTGATGTGACTGTACTGTCCGCAGGTGATGTGGAATCAGTGAAAAGCGTTGCGGCGACTTTGAAAGGAGAATAA
- the fapR gene encoding transcription factor FapR, which produces MKKYSKKDRQMKLQVAIEENPFITDEQLAEKFGVSVQTIRLDRVALSIPELRERIKHVASVNYADAVKSLPIDEVIGEIIDIQLSKSAISIFDVRSEHVFKRNKIARGHHLFAQANSLATAVIPNELALTTQATVRFVRSVNEGERIIAKAKVRPATDNRAITIVDVKSYVGDEIVLKGKFEMYHATQK; this is translated from the coding sequence ATGAAAAAATATTCTAAGAAGGATCGTCAAATGAAACTTCAAGTTGCTATTGAAGAAAATCCTTTTATAACAGATGAGCAACTTGCTGAGAAATTTGGGGTTAGTGTACAAACTATTCGTTTAGATAGAGTAGCACTTTCTATTCCAGAACTCAGAGAGCGAATCAAACATGTTGCGAGTGTCAATTATGCCGATGCAGTAAAAAGCCTTCCCATCGATGAAGTGATTGGTGAAATTATTGATATTCAACTTAGCAAGAGCGCCATTTCGATTTTTGATGTGCGAAGTGAGCATGTTTTTAAACGAAATAAAATCGCTCGTGGGCACCATTTGTTTGCCCAAGCTAATTCCTTAGCAACCGCAGTCATCCCAAATGAACTAGCTTTAACTACACAAGCAACTGTTCGCTTTGTACGTTCTGTAAATGAAGGAGAACGCATCATCGCAAAAGCAAAAGTACGTCCGGCAACAGACAACAGAGCTATTACGATAGTAGATGTTAAAAGCTATGTTGGAGATGAAATTGTACTTAAAGGCAAGTTTGAAATGTATCACGCAACGCAAAAATGA
- the plsX gene encoding phosphate acyltransferase PlsX, with protein sequence MKIAVDAMGGDHAPKEIVLGVMQAVAQYKDIEILLFGDENKINEYLTDKTRVKIIHTDEKIESDDEPVRAVKRKKKASMVLAAQAVKDGEADACISAGNTGALMSTGLFVIGRIKGIDRPALAPTLPTVTGKGFVMLDLGANAEAKPEHLLQFGLMGSVYAEKVRKIERPRVALLNIGTEETKGNDLTKKSFELMKNQDAYEFIGNIEARDLLMDVADVVVTDGFTGNMVLKSIEGTGAAFLSMLKMSLLNGFKNKVAASFLKKDLMELKAKMDYSEYGGACLFGVQAPVVKAHGSSNANGIFTTIRQVREMVEKQVVETIKAEVDKVKVGGTEAND encoded by the coding sequence ATGAAAATTGCTGTAGATGCGATGGGCGGAGATCACGCACCAAAAGAAATTGTTTTAGGTGTTATGCAAGCTGTGGCCCAATATAAAGATATCGAAATTCTTCTTTTTGGAGACGAAAACAAAATAAACGAATATTTAACAGATAAAACACGTGTGAAAATCATACATACCGATGAAAAAATTGAAAGCGACGATGAACCAGTACGCGCTGTAAAACGGAAGAAAAAAGCATCCATGGTTCTTGCTGCCCAAGCAGTAAAAGACGGGGAAGCTGACGCATGTATCTCCGCTGGGAACACAGGCGCATTAATGTCGACTGGACTCTTCGTTATTGGACGCATTAAAGGTATTGACCGTCCAGCACTTGCTCCAACACTGCCAACTGTTACTGGAAAAGGCTTCGTGATGCTTGATTTAGGTGCAAACGCAGAAGCAAAACCAGAACATTTACTACAATTTGGCTTAATGGGCTCGGTTTACGCAGAAAAAGTACGTAAAATCGAACGTCCACGCGTAGCACTTTTAAATATCGGAACAGAAGAAACAAAAGGAAACGACTTAACGAAAAAATCATTTGAGTTAATGAAAAATCAAGATGCTTATGAATTTATCGGCAACATCGAAGCGCGCGACTTATTAATGGACGTAGCCGATGTCGTTGTGACAGATGGCTTTACTGGAAACATGGTACTAAAATCCATCGAAGGAACAGGTGCTGCTTTCCTAAGTATGCTCAAAATGAGTTTACTAAATGGCTTTAAAAATAAAGTCGCAGCAAGCTTCCTGAAAAAAGATTTAATGGAACTTAAAGCAAAAATGGATTATAGCGAATACGGTGGTGCTTGTTTATTTGGTGTTCAAGCTCCAGTTGTAAAAGCACACGGTTCATCTAATGCAAATGGTATTTTCACCACTATCCGCCAAGTACGTGAAATGGTTGAAAAACAAGTAGTAGAAACAATTAAAGCAGAAGTAGATAAAGTAAAAGTAGGAGGAACAGAAGCAAATGACTAA
- the rnc gene encoding ribonuclease III — translation MNQWEELQESVGFDFKDVELLKQAFTHSSYVNEHRRENVKDNERLEFLGDAVLELTVSDYLFNKYPEMAEGHMTKMRAAIVCEPSLVEFAEAVHFSKYVRLGKGEEKAGGRTRPALLADVFESFIGALYLDNGIDKVVTFLERVIFPKIDAGAYLQTVDYKTQLQEIVQRDRDVLIEYDILGETGPAHNKAFDAQVIVNGQVLGKGSGRTKKQAEQSAAQFAINQLTHR, via the coding sequence ATGAATCAATGGGAAGAATTACAAGAAAGTGTTGGCTTTGATTTTAAAGATGTAGAATTATTAAAACAAGCATTTACACATTCCTCGTACGTCAATGAACACCGCCGGGAAAATGTGAAAGATAATGAACGCCTAGAGTTTCTTGGTGATGCAGTACTTGAACTGACTGTATCGGATTATCTTTTTAATAAATACCCAGAAATGGCAGAAGGACACATGACAAAAATGCGCGCAGCAATTGTTTGTGAGCCTTCTTTAGTTGAGTTTGCCGAAGCAGTCCACTTTTCCAAATATGTTCGACTTGGTAAAGGGGAAGAAAAAGCAGGCGGGAGAACTCGTCCAGCGCTTCTTGCAGATGTATTCGAATCGTTCATCGGTGCGCTTTATTTAGATAATGGCATCGATAAAGTCGTTACATTTTTAGAACGCGTGATTTTTCCGAAGATTGATGCAGGGGCATATCTACAAACAGTTGATTATAAAACGCAACTGCAAGAAATTGTTCAACGGGACCGCGACGTCTTGATCGAATATGATATCCTTGGTGAAACAGGACCAGCGCACAATAAAGCATTCGATGCGCAAGTAATTGTTAATGGACAAGTACTTGGAAAAGGCAGCGGCAGAACAAAAAAACAAGCGGAACAAAGTGCGGCACAATTCGCTATAAACCAACTAACACACAGATAA
- a CDS encoding acyl carrier protein codes for MAEVLEKVTKIIVDRLGVEESKVTLEASFKEDLGADSLDVVELVMELEDEFGVEISDGDAENINTVGDAVKYIEANA; via the coding sequence ATGGCAGAAGTATTAGAAAAAGTTACAAAAATCATCGTAGACCGTTTAGGTGTCGAGGAATCCAAAGTAACTTTAGAAGCTTCCTTCAAAGAAGATCTAGGTGCTGATTCCCTAGATGTTGTTGAATTAGTAATGGAACTTGAAGACGAGTTCGGAGTTGAAATCTCTGATGGCGACGCTGAAAACATTAACACAGTTGGTGATGCAGTGAAGTACATAGAGGCAAACGCATAA
- the fabG gene encoding 3-oxoacyl-[acyl-carrier-protein] reductase — MTLQGKVAVVTGGSRGIGRDIAIHLAKEGANIFFNYNGSPEAAEETAKLVAEHGVEVEAMKANVAIAEDVDAFFKQAIERFGRVDILVNNAGVTRDNLLMRMKEEEWDDVININLKGTFLCTKAVTRTMMKQRAGKIINMASVVGLIGNAGQANYVASKAGVIGLTKTTARELAPRGINVNAVAPGFITTEMTDKLDEKTKEAMLAQIPLGAYGTTEDIANAVLFLASDASKYITGQTLSVDGGMVM, encoded by the coding sequence ATGACTTTACAAGGCAAAGTAGCAGTAGTAACAGGTGGCTCGCGCGGAATCGGTCGTGACATCGCCATCCATTTAGCCAAAGAAGGCGCGAATATTTTCTTCAATTACAATGGTAGCCCAGAAGCTGCAGAAGAAACAGCGAAACTGGTTGCCGAACATGGCGTGGAAGTAGAAGCGATGAAAGCAAACGTAGCCATTGCGGAAGACGTGGATGCGTTTTTCAAACAAGCAATTGAGCGCTTTGGTCGTGTCGACATTTTAGTAAATAATGCGGGAGTTACTCGTGATAATCTGTTAATGCGCATGAAAGAAGAAGAGTGGGACGATGTGATTAATATCAACCTAAAAGGAACCTTCCTTTGCACTAAAGCAGTGACACGTACTATGATGAAACAACGCGCTGGTAAAATTATTAATATGGCATCTGTTGTTGGTTTAATTGGTAACGCTGGACAAGCGAACTATGTAGCAAGTAAAGCTGGTGTTATCGGCCTTACAAAAACAACTGCTCGTGAATTAGCTCCACGTGGAATTAACGTGAATGCTGTCGCTCCAGGTTTTATTACAACGGAAATGACCGACAAATTAGACGAGAAAACAAAAGAAGCTATGTTAGCACAAATTCCGCTTGGTGCATACGGAACGACAGAAGATATTGCGAATGCGGTTCTTTTCTTAGCAAGCGATGCATCGAAGTATATTACTGGTCAAACACTATCCGTTGATGGCGGCATGGTGATGTAA